Proteins encoded by one window of Pseudonocardia alni:
- a CDS encoding NAD(P)H-dependent oxidoreductase → MSTVKLAVVYYSATGTVDAMAHRAAQAGEKAGAEVRLRRVAREATTGEREATDAQAAHAEAAPEVTAATADDIVWADAVLFGSPTRYGNIAGQLKTFIDSLGPQWGQGLLADKVYAGFTASQTLHGGQESTLLALYNTIHHFGGIVVAPGYTDPTKFVDGNPYGASHVTGADNDAPLGDADNAALDHLATRVVTVAGKLAG, encoded by the coding sequence ATGAGCACCGTCAAGCTCGCCGTCGTCTACTACTCCGCCACCGGCACCGTCGACGCGATGGCCCACCGGGCCGCGCAGGCCGGCGAGAAGGCGGGCGCCGAGGTGCGCCTGCGCCGCGTCGCCCGCGAGGCGACCACCGGTGAGCGCGAGGCCACCGACGCGCAGGCCGCGCACGCCGAGGCCGCCCCCGAGGTCACCGCCGCGACCGCCGACGACATCGTGTGGGCCGACGCCGTCCTGTTCGGCTCGCCCACCCGCTACGGCAACATCGCGGGCCAGCTCAAGACCTTCATCGACTCGCTCGGCCCGCAGTGGGGCCAGGGCCTGCTCGCCGACAAGGTCTACGCCGGGTTCACCGCCAGCCAGACCCTGCACGGCGGCCAGGAGTCCACGCTGCTCGCGCTGTACAACACGATCCACCACTTCGGCGGGATCGTCGTCGCGCCCGGGTACACCGACCCGACCAAGTTCGTCGACGGCAACCCCTACGGCGCCTCGCACGTGACCGGGGCGGACAACGACGCCCCGCTCGGCGACGCCGACAACGCGGCTCTCGACCACCTCGCCACCCGCGTGGTCACCGTCGCCGGGAAGCTCGCGGGCTGA
- a CDS encoding CsbD family protein — protein sequence MSFTDKVKNKAENAVGVAKEKAGAATGDRELQAEGKAEQSKASLKDAGEKLKDAAGNVKDAFGGSKD from the coding sequence ATGTCGTTCACCGACAAGGTCAAGAACAAGGCCGAGAACGCCGTGGGCGTCGCCAAGGAGAAGGCCGGCGCGGCCACCGGCGACCGGGAGCTCCAGGCCGAGGGCAAGGCCGAGCAGTCGAAGGCGTCGCTGAAGGACGCCGGCGAGAAGCTGAAGGACGCCGCGGGCAACGTGAAGGACGCGTTCGGCGGTTCGAAGGACTGA
- a CDS encoding CBS domain-containing protein yields MSTAPSTAPDGVRVAAAMHTFPKTCGPATTVAQAWAAFERPKVHSLLVLDAGRLLAVVDRADLTGAGPDEPAAPLGTLGGRVAHAGDDLASTWAAMADAGRRRVAVVDDAGRLLGLLCLKRHGRGFCSDAGIQARIDERAAAPDGP; encoded by the coding sequence ATGAGCACCGCACCGAGCACCGCACCGGACGGGGTGCGCGTGGCCGCGGCCATGCACACCTTCCCCAAGACCTGTGGACCGGCGACGACCGTCGCGCAGGCGTGGGCGGCATTCGAGCGACCCAAGGTGCACTCGCTGCTGGTCCTCGACGCGGGACGGCTGCTCGCGGTGGTCGACCGGGCCGACCTGACCGGGGCCGGACCGGACGAGCCCGCCGCGCCCCTCGGGACGCTCGGCGGGCGGGTGGCCCACGCCGGCGACGACCTGGCGTCGACCTGGGCGGCGATGGCCGACGCCGGGCGGCGGCGGGTCGCCGTCGTCGACGACGCCGGCCGGCTGCTCGGGCTGCTCTGCCTCAAGCGGCACGGTCGCGGGTTCTGCTCCGACGCGGGCATCCAGGCCCGGATCGACGAGCGCGCGGCGGCCCCGGACGGGCCGTGA
- a CDS encoding aldo/keto reductase, which produces MPRLGFGVSESRDAHAAVAEALAQGYRSIDTAAVYENETGVGAALAGSGLPRSELFVTTKVWNVDGDRPDALGAARRSLDRLGLDHVDLLLVHWPNDDLGHCLSTWEAMEQLLAEGRTRAVGVSNFRPSHLRRLRSLGGRLPALNQVELHPHHQQPELRAVHAALGIVTGAWSPLGRGAVLGEPVLARIADRHGVTPAQVVLRWHLQQGTVAVPKSDDAGRIAANRDLAGFTLDGADLDAVAALHRTDGRGRIGPVPDRVDRIAS; this is translated from the coding sequence ATGCCCCGTCTCGGGTTCGGTGTGTCCGAGTCCCGCGACGCCCACGCCGCCGTCGCCGAGGCGCTCGCGCAGGGCTACCGCAGCATCGACACCGCCGCCGTCTACGAGAACGAGACCGGCGTCGGCGCCGCGCTGGCCGGTTCCGGCCTGCCCCGCTCCGAGCTGTTCGTGACCACCAAGGTCTGGAACGTCGACGGCGACCGCCCCGACGCGCTGGGCGCGGCACGGCGCAGCCTGGACCGGCTGGGGCTCGACCACGTCGACCTGCTGCTCGTGCACTGGCCCAACGACGACCTCGGGCACTGCCTGTCGACCTGGGAGGCGATGGAGCAGCTGCTGGCCGAGGGCCGCACCCGCGCGGTCGGGGTGTCGAACTTCCGACCGTCGCACCTGCGCAGGCTCCGCTCGCTCGGCGGTCGGCTCCCGGCGCTCAACCAGGTCGAGCTGCACCCGCACCACCAGCAGCCGGAGCTGCGCGCGGTGCACGCCGCGCTGGGCATCGTCACCGGCGCCTGGAGCCCGCTGGGCCGCGGCGCGGTCCTCGGCGAGCCGGTCCTGGCCCGGATCGCCGACCGGCACGGCGTCACCCCCGCCCAGGTGGTCCTGCGCTGGCACCTGCAGCAGGGCACCGTCGCCGTTCCGAAGTCCGACGACGCGGGGCGCATCGCCGCCAACCGCGATCTCGCCGGGTTCACCCTCGACGGGGCCGACCTCGACGCCGTCGCCGCGCTGCACCGGACCGACGGACGGGGCCGGATCGGCCCGGTGCCCGACCGGGTGGACCGCATCGCGTCCTGA
- the hppD gene encoding 4-hydroxyphenylpyruvate dioxygenase encodes MDILTDSEKLADLDAAALRRLVGLVEHDDSADPFPVTGWDAVVWAVGNATQAAQLYQVVYGMELVAYSGPETGNRDHHSYVLRSGAVRFELRGAVDPDSPVADHHRRHGDGIVDIALEVPDVDRCLAHARAQGATVLVEPHDTADEHGTVRSAAIATYGDTRHTLVDRSRYTGPYLPGHVARSSSVDRPADAPRRLFQALDHVVGNVEYGRMDSWVDFYHRIMGFTNMAEFIGDDIATDYSALMSKVVASGNHRVKFPLNEPSPGRRKSQIDEYLDFHRGPGAQHLALATNDILTTVDVLRARGVEFLDTPDAYYSDPELRARIGSVRVPIAELASRGILVDRDEDGYLLQIFTKPVGDRPTVFFELIERHGSLGFGKGNFKALFEAIEREQERRGNV; translated from the coding sequence ATGGACATCCTCACCGACTCCGAGAAGCTCGCCGACCTCGACGCCGCCGCCCTGCGACGCCTGGTCGGCCTCGTCGAGCACGACGACTCCGCCGACCCGTTCCCGGTCACCGGCTGGGACGCCGTGGTGTGGGCGGTCGGCAACGCCACCCAGGCCGCGCAGCTCTACCAGGTCGTCTACGGCATGGAGCTCGTCGCGTACTCCGGGCCGGAGACCGGCAACCGCGACCACCACTCCTACGTGCTGCGCTCGGGCGCGGTCCGGTTCGAGCTGCGTGGCGCCGTCGACCCGGACAGCCCGGTCGCCGACCACCACCGCCGGCACGGCGACGGCATCGTCGACATCGCCCTCGAGGTCCCCGACGTCGACCGCTGCCTCGCCCACGCCCGCGCCCAGGGGGCCACCGTGCTGGTCGAGCCGCACGACACGGCCGACGAGCACGGCACCGTGCGCTCCGCCGCGATCGCCACCTACGGCGACACCCGGCACACCCTCGTCGACCGGTCCCGCTACACCGGCCCGTACCTGCCCGGCCACGTCGCCCGCAGCTCCTCGGTGGACCGGCCCGCGGACGCGCCGCGCCGGCTGTTCCAGGCGCTCGACCACGTCGTCGGGAACGTCGAGTACGGGCGCATGGACTCCTGGGTGGACTTCTACCACCGGATCATGGGCTTCACGAACATGGCCGAGTTCATCGGCGACGACATCGCCACCGACTACTCGGCGCTGATGAGCAAGGTCGTCGCGTCGGGCAACCACCGGGTGAAGTTCCCGCTCAACGAGCCCAGCCCCGGTCGTCGGAAATCCCAGATCGACGAGTACCTGGACTTCCACCGCGGCCCCGGCGCCCAGCACCTCGCGCTGGCGACGAACGACATCCTCACCACCGTCGACGTGCTGCGCGCCCGGGGTGTCGAGTTCCTCGACACCCCGGACGCCTACTACTCCGACCCGGAGCTGCGGGCCCGGATCGGGTCGGTGCGGGTGCCGATCGCCGAGCTGGCGTCCCGCGGGATCCTCGTCGACCGGGACGAGGACGGCTATCTGCTGCAGATCTTCACCAAGCCGGTCGGGGACCGGCCCACGGTGTTCTTCGAGCTCATCGAGCGGCACGGCTCGCTCGGCTTCGGCAAGGGCAACTTCAAGGCGCTGTTCGAGGCGATCGAGCGGGAGCAGGAGCGGCGCGGCAACGTCTGA
- a CDS encoding CocE/NonD family hydrolase yields MPGRSRRTLLVSVLVALGLVAAVALAVLVVPRPGGNATASSLGSYRPDPGFTEQVSESFLLPMRDGTRLAVRLDRPAVDGRPAPGPFPVLWQHSLSTERKPEDGAGPATGGIQTMPSLTGHGYVVAQVARRGNGQSFGVRRGYNDRLEAGDAYEITEWLAAQPWSDGNVGVYGCSNTGDAAMHALTVRPPHLRAVLAGCFSWGKYDAWRVGGISAQWGFGPSRTVEQDLANAPVDGDEDKVLLREAAVEHQKAVPLADMWRGMPYRDSWTAATQSRFWSEGSVGTYDDEIRSTGVPVYVIGGWRDELRGQGVAALLNVPGSRLLIGPWKHCENAGFALVEQAHRFFDQHLKGIDTGIADEPPVHWATPSSDTADATGLEWESAPSWPPAGITARPAALGGDGVLGSAAHGVRGVTVDTTVECPTDPGSGATIQPCHVPGSGTSWTGPVLDRDTVFTGAPVADLTVRTDRADGDVFAYLEEIGPDGRTTVITEGRQRMSLRAEHPPAYALPDGVPWHRAYAADAAPVEPGEAVRLHFAMLPTSYRVPAGHRVQVTVTGHDPRATGPVPGADGARMEVLSGPGTPSSVTLPQR; encoded by the coding sequence ATGCCCGGACGATCCCGCCGCACCCTGCTCGTGTCCGTACTCGTCGCTCTCGGCCTGGTGGCCGCCGTCGCCCTCGCGGTGCTCGTCGTCCCGCGGCCGGGCGGCAATGCCACGGCGTCCTCGCTCGGCTCCTACCGCCCGGACCCCGGATTCACCGAGCAGGTCAGTGAGTCCTTCCTCCTGCCGATGCGCGACGGGACCCGGCTCGCCGTCCGGCTCGACCGGCCCGCGGTGGACGGCCGCCCGGCGCCGGGACCGTTCCCGGTGCTGTGGCAGCACAGCCTGTCGACCGAGCGCAAGCCGGAGGACGGTGCGGGCCCCGCGACGGGCGGGATCCAGACGATGCCCTCGCTCACCGGGCACGGCTACGTCGTCGCCCAGGTCGCCCGGCGCGGCAACGGCCAGTCCTTCGGGGTGCGCCGCGGCTACAACGACCGGCTGGAGGCCGGCGACGCCTACGAGATCACCGAGTGGCTGGCGGCGCAGCCCTGGTCGGACGGCAACGTCGGGGTCTACGGCTGCTCCAACACCGGCGACGCCGCGATGCACGCCCTGACCGTGCGCCCGCCGCACCTGCGTGCGGTGCTCGCGGGGTGCTTCTCCTGGGGCAAGTACGACGCCTGGCGGGTCGGTGGCATCTCCGCGCAGTGGGGCTTCGGCCCGTCGCGCACCGTCGAGCAGGACCTGGCGAACGCGCCGGTCGACGGGGACGAGGACAAGGTGCTGCTGCGCGAGGCGGCGGTCGAGCACCAGAAGGCCGTACCGCTCGCCGACATGTGGCGCGGCATGCCGTACCGGGACAGCTGGACCGCGGCCACGCAGTCGCGCTTCTGGTCCGAGGGCAGCGTCGGCACCTATGACGACGAGATCCGCTCCACCGGCGTGCCGGTCTACGTCATCGGCGGGTGGCGCGACGAGCTGCGCGGCCAGGGTGTCGCCGCGCTGCTGAACGTGCCCGGCTCGCGGTTGCTGATCGGCCCCTGGAAGCACTGCGAGAACGCCGGGTTCGCGCTGGTCGAACAGGCCCACCGGTTCTTCGACCAGCATCTCAAGGGCATCGACACCGGCATCGCCGACGAGCCGCCGGTGCACTGGGCCACCCCCTCGTCGGACACCGCCGACGCGACCGGCCTGGAGTGGGAGTCCGCGCCGAGCTGGCCGCCCGCCGGGATCACCGCACGGCCCGCCGCCCTCGGCGGGGACGGTGTCCTCGGCTCCGCGGCGCACGGCGTCCGGGGCGTCACGGTCGACACGACCGTCGAGTGCCCCACCGATCCCGGTTCCGGGGCGACCATCCAGCCCTGCCACGTCCCCGGGAGCGGGACGAGCTGGACCGGGCCGGTGCTGGACCGCGACACGGTGTTCACCGGCGCGCCGGTCGCCGACCTCACCGTGCGCACCGACCGGGCCGACGGCGACGTGTTCGCCTACCTGGAGGAGATCGGCCCGGACGGGCGCACGACGGTGATCACCGAGGGCCGGCAGCGGATGTCCCTGCGCGCCGAGCACCCGCCCGCCTACGCGCTGCCCGACGGTGTGCCGTGGCACCGCGCGTACGCCGCCGACGCCGCCCCGGTGGAGCCGGGGGAGGCCGTGCGGCTGCACTTCGCGATGCTGCCGACCTCCTACCGCGTGCCGGCGGGGCACCGGGTCCAGGTCACGGTCACCGGCCACGACCCCCGGGCCACCGGCCCCGTTCCCGGTGCCGACGGTGCGCGGATGGAGGTGCTGTCCGGGCCGGGCACGCCGTCGTCGGTGACCCTGCCACAGCGCTGA
- a CDS encoding amidase, with translation MDRRVHAFTDDALGDDDAVALAERLRRREVAPPELRAAVAARAARVEPHLHGLALDRTADPVTGDADGPLAGVPTLVKDNVEVRGWPAGHGTRAFVPAPSREHAEVTRQLLACGLDLLGTTRMPEYGLNASTEFADAEPTRNPWDPRFSAGASSGGAAALVAAGVVPLAHANDGGGSIRIPAAACGLVGLKPSRGRLAPNATGARMPIDLVADGVVSRSVRDTAVFLGAADRGRRNPALPPLGLVEGPARRRLRVGLLLESPTGAAVDADTRETVTAVAELLAKQGHEVSDAVTGVGTRFVDDFLDYWGLLAFSVVTGGRLLHGRTFAPHRLDGLTHGLADHYRRALARTPVFLHRLRRVAATHAELFTRHDVLLSPVLAHTPPEIGWLAPTVPIEQLTARLLDYVAFTPLANVAGAPAIALPAGATAGGLPVGVHLEGTVGDERTLLELAYAIEADRPWRRIRD, from the coding sequence ATGGACCGACGCGTGCACGCGTTCACCGACGACGCCCTGGGCGACGACGACGCCGTCGCCCTCGCCGAGCGGCTGCGCCGCCGTGAGGTCGCGCCCCCCGAGCTGCGCGCCGCCGTCGCCGCGCGCGCCGCCCGGGTCGAGCCGCACCTGCACGGCCTCGCCCTGGACCGCACCGCCGACCCCGTCACCGGGGACGCCGACGGTCCGCTGGCCGGGGTGCCGACGCTGGTCAAGGACAACGTCGAGGTCCGGGGCTGGCCCGCGGGCCACGGCACCCGGGCGTTCGTCCCCGCCCCGTCGCGCGAGCACGCCGAGGTGACCCGGCAGCTGCTCGCGTGCGGGCTGGACCTGCTGGGCACGACCCGGATGCCGGAGTACGGGCTGAACGCCTCCACCGAGTTCGCCGACGCCGAGCCGACCCGCAACCCGTGGGACCCGCGCTTCTCGGCCGGGGCGTCGTCGGGCGGGGCGGCCGCGCTCGTGGCCGCCGGCGTGGTGCCGCTGGCCCACGCCAACGACGGCGGCGGCTCGATCCGCATCCCGGCCGCGGCCTGCGGGCTGGTCGGGCTCAAGCCGTCGCGCGGGCGGCTCGCGCCGAACGCGACCGGCGCCCGGATGCCGATCGACCTCGTCGCCGACGGCGTGGTGTCCCGCTCGGTCCGCGACACCGCGGTGTTCCTCGGCGCCGCCGACCGCGGGCGCCGCAACCCGGCGCTGCCACCGCTGGGCCTGGTCGAGGGCCCCGCCCGGCGACGCCTGCGGGTCGGGCTGCTGCTGGAGTCCCCCACCGGCGCCGCCGTCGACGCCGACACCCGCGAGACCGTCACCGCCGTCGCCGAGCTGCTCGCCAAGCAGGGACACGAGGTGTCCGACGCCGTCACCGGGGTGGGGACCCGGTTCGTCGACGACTTCCTCGACTACTGGGGGCTGCTCGCGTTCTCCGTGGTCACCGGTGGCCGGCTGCTGCACGGGCGCACCTTCGCCCCGCACCGTCTCGACGGCCTGACCCACGGCCTGGCCGACCACTACCGTCGCGCGCTGGCCCGCACCCCGGTGTTCCTGCACCGCCTGCGCAGGGTCGCGGCCACCCACGCCGAGCTGTTCACCCGGCACGACGTGCTGCTCTCCCCGGTGCTCGCGCACACCCCGCCGGAGATCGGGTGGCTCGCGCCGACGGTGCCGATCGAGCAGCTCACCGCCCGGCTGCTCGACTACGTGGCGTTCACCCCGCTGGCCAACGTCGCCGGGGCGCCCGCCATCGCGCTGCCCGCCGGGGCGACGGCCGGCGGGCTGCCGGTGGGGGTGCACCTGGAGGGCACGGTCGGCGACGAACGGACGCTGCTGGAGCTGGCGTACGCGATCGAGGCCGACCGCCCCTGGCGGCGGATCCGGGACTGA
- a CDS encoding carboxymuconolactone decarboxylase family protein, producing the protein MTTSDATTPADLRGRPRPPVHPRTAPSDPAGLDPERAALHARIATGPRGAQARVPLVDGAGRLLGPFTTMLFSPRIGDAVQQVGAALRTDDDLPPRLRELAVLAVAVHHGSAFEWSAHEGLARDTGLSGAQLQALLDGGVPDGLDEAERVALTTVRALLTRHDLGDDAFATALRVLGRDTLAALVWLTGYYSMLATALAVFRPE; encoded by the coding sequence GTGACGACCAGCGACGCCACGACGCCCGCCGACCTGCGCGGCAGGCCGCGACCGCCGGTCCACCCGCGGACCGCGCCGTCGGACCCGGCCGGGCTGGACCCCGAGCGCGCCGCGCTGCACGCCCGCATCGCGACCGGCCCGCGCGGAGCGCAGGCCCGGGTCCCGCTGGTCGACGGCGCCGGCCGCCTACTCGGCCCGTTCACGACGATGCTGTTCTCCCCGCGCATCGGCGACGCCGTGCAGCAGGTCGGCGCGGCCCTGCGCACCGACGACGACCTCCCGCCCCGGCTGCGCGAGCTGGCCGTTCTCGCCGTCGCCGTGCACCACGGGTCGGCCTTCGAGTGGTCCGCGCACGAGGGCCTCGCCCGCGACACCGGACTGTCCGGGGCGCAGCTGCAGGCCCTGCTCGACGGCGGCGTCCCCGACGGCCTCGACGAGGCCGAGCGGGTCGCGCTGACCACCGTGCGGGCCCTGCTCACCCGGCACGACCTGGGCGACGACGCCTTCGCCACCGCGCTGCGGGTGCTGGGACGGGACACCCTCGCGGCGCTGGTGTGGCTGACCGGGTACTACTCGATGCTGGCCACGGCACTCGCCGTGTTCCGGCCGGAGTGA
- a CDS encoding sigma-54-dependent Fis family transcriptional regulator, giving the protein MGSDGAVGRSAPGGVREHIASSWRRARLAGIDPDGADRPEVTEVDRVGRLAVAAEPVLRALAAELAGEPFSVQLADRDCRILDIWCDDRTLASAFDDIGLVVGAAADEQVLGTNGIGTAAETGRGIAVHGEEHFLAGLKGVSCFGHPIRHPLRGRTEGVLDITVAGGRAHPLFAPLLSRAARDIEERIVETARDGDRRLFLAFQEATRRRSSPIAVLGSDVVLTNRSAVTVLGEGGMDLLATLRTEVVENGPLTRVLEAPDGAGIRVRAETVADTADGVLFHLVPVRAAPREPVRRTARPVPTGRSVLVAGEPGTGRSTEAARLLGTADPVVLAATDALTGPSRHWAARLSALVGKGAPAVVVDDVDVLPDELCTVLRPLLDAGPTRLVLTCGPVEELSVPAARLVARCASRVELAPLRERRDELPGLVADIAARVRPGRELILTRSAVAALSAYAWPGNLTELTRVVTELAHLPGTRRIDVDDLPEHLRPGPRTTRLGGRERAERVAIQHALTVAGGNKREAARALGISRTTLYRRMRALDVAET; this is encoded by the coding sequence ATGGGTTCCGACGGAGCCGTCGGCCGATCCGCCCCGGGGGGCGTGCGCGAGCACATCGCCTCGTCCTGGCGGCGTGCGCGGCTGGCGGGCATCGACCCGGACGGCGCCGACCGGCCGGAGGTCACGGAGGTCGATCGGGTCGGCCGGCTCGCCGTCGCCGCGGAGCCGGTGCTGCGGGCGCTGGCGGCCGAGCTCGCCGGTGAGCCGTTCTCGGTGCAGCTCGCCGACCGCGACTGCCGGATCCTCGACATCTGGTGCGACGACCGCACCCTCGCCTCGGCCTTCGACGACATCGGCCTGGTGGTCGGGGCGGCCGCCGACGAGCAGGTGCTGGGGACCAACGGGATCGGCACGGCCGCCGAGACCGGCCGCGGCATCGCGGTCCACGGCGAGGAGCACTTCCTGGCCGGGCTCAAGGGCGTCAGCTGCTTCGGCCACCCGATCCGGCACCCGCTGCGAGGCCGCACCGAGGGCGTCCTCGACATCACCGTCGCCGGCGGGCGTGCGCACCCGCTGTTCGCACCGCTGCTGTCGCGGGCCGCCCGGGACATCGAGGAGCGGATCGTCGAGACCGCCCGCGACGGCGACCGCAGGCTGTTCCTCGCCTTCCAGGAGGCCACCCGTCGGCGCTCGTCGCCGATCGCGGTCCTCGGCTCGGACGTGGTGCTGACCAACCGCAGCGCCGTCACCGTGCTGGGCGAGGGCGGGATGGACCTGCTCGCGACGCTGCGGACCGAGGTCGTCGAGAACGGCCCGCTGACCCGGGTGCTGGAGGCGCCCGACGGCGCCGGGATCCGGGTACGGGCCGAGACCGTCGCGGACACCGCGGACGGGGTGCTGTTCCACCTCGTCCCGGTCCGTGCGGCGCCGCGCGAGCCGGTCCGCCGCACCGCGCGTCCGGTTCCCACCGGGCGCTCGGTGCTGGTCGCGGGTGAGCCCGGGACGGGGCGCAGCACCGAGGCGGCCCGGCTGCTCGGCACCGCCGACCCGGTCGTGCTGGCGGCCACCGACGCCCTCACCGGACCGTCCCGGCACTGGGCGGCCCGGCTGTCCGCGCTGGTCGGGAAGGGGGCGCCCGCGGTCGTCGTCGACGACGTGGACGTCCTGCCCGACGAGCTCTGCACCGTGCTCCGCCCGCTGCTCGACGCCGGCCCGACCCGTCTCGTGCTCACCTGCGGCCCGGTCGAGGAGCTGTCCGTCCCGGCGGCGCGGCTGGTCGCCCGGTGCGCGAGCCGCGTCGAGCTCGCGCCGCTGCGCGAACGCCGCGACGAGCTGCCCGGGCTGGTCGCCGACATCGCCGCACGGGTCCGGCCGGGCCGGGAGCTGATCCTGACCCGGTCCGCGGTCGCGGCGCTGTCCGCGTACGCCTGGCCGGGCAACCTGACCGAGCTGACCCGGGTCGTGACCGAGCTGGCGCACCTGCCCGGGACCCGCCGGATCGACGTCGACGATCTGCCGGAGCACCTGCGGCCCGGTCCGCGGACCACCCGGCTCGGCGGCCGGGAGCGCGCCGAACGGGTCGCGATCCAGCACGCCCTGACGGTCGCGGGCGGCAACAAGCGCGAGGCCGCACGGGCGCTCGGGATCAGCCGCACCACCCTGTACCGCCGGATGCGCGCGCTCGACGTGGCGGAGACGTAG
- a CDS encoding Glu/Leu/Phe/Val dehydrogenase dimerization domain-containing protein yields MALPEWDGELTSVRYDRGTGAWFVIGVHSTRLGPASGGTRAMVYPSPGDAVADARRLAGAMTLKMAVAGLPMGGGKSVIALPAPRAELGEATWRRILEIHAANLELLGGNYTTGPDVGTCSADMDVLAGLTPHVFGRSVAAGGPGSSGPMTALGVFAAIRAGVAEAGFDGIDGLRVLVQGLGAVGADVARLAADAGAKLIVTDVDPARCAAVADELGAEVVGTGAVTTRECDVLVPCATGGLITAEVAETLPTAVVAGAANNLLADPYAAEVLRRRGIVHAPDFVANAGGAIHLVGREVLGWSADAVADRTRAIGDTLTGVFADARTHGTTTVTAAQELAARTLTGEH; encoded by the coding sequence ATGGCTCTGCCCGAGTGGGACGGCGAACTGACCTCGGTCCGGTACGACCGGGGGACGGGCGCGTGGTTCGTGATCGGGGTGCACTCGACCCGTCTCGGCCCGGCGTCGGGCGGGACCCGCGCGATGGTCTACCCCTCGCCCGGCGACGCCGTCGCCGACGCCCGCCGCCTCGCCGGGGCGATGACGCTGAAGATGGCCGTCGCCGGCCTGCCGATGGGCGGCGGCAAGTCGGTGATCGCGCTCCCGGCGCCGCGCGCCGAGCTCGGCGAGGCGACCTGGCGCCGCATCCTCGAGATCCACGCGGCCAACCTGGAGCTGCTCGGCGGGAACTACACCACCGGCCCGGACGTCGGGACCTGCTCGGCCGACATGGACGTGCTGGCCGGCCTGACCCCGCACGTGTTCGGCCGGTCGGTCGCGGCGGGCGGGCCCGGCTCGTCCGGACCGATGACCGCCCTCGGGGTGTTCGCCGCGATCCGCGCGGGAGTCGCGGAGGCCGGGTTCGACGGCATCGACGGGCTGCGGGTGCTGGTCCAGGGGCTCGGCGCCGTCGGCGCCGACGTCGCCCGGCTCGCCGCCGACGCCGGGGCCAAGCTGATCGTCACCGACGTCGACCCGGCCCGCTGCGCCGCGGTCGCCGACGAGCTGGGCGCCGAGGTGGTCGGCACCGGCGCGGTGACCACCCGCGAGTGCGACGTGCTGGTGCCGTGCGCCACCGGCGGTCTGATCACCGCCGAGGTCGCCGAGACCCTCCCCACCGCGGTCGTCGCAGGCGCGGCGAACAACCTGCTCGCCGACCCGTACGCGGCCGAGGTCCTGCGCCGGCGCGGCATCGTCCACGCCCCGGACTTCGTCGCCAACGCCGGCGGCGCCATCCACCTGGTCGGCCGCGAGGTCCTCGGCTGGAGCGCCGACGCCGTCGCCGACCGGACCCGCGCGATCGGCGACACCCTGACCGGCGTCTTCGCCGACGCCCGCACGCACGGCACCACCACGGTCACCGCGGCGCAGGAGCTGGCCGCCCGCACACTGACGGGAGAGCACTGA